A window from Planococcus maritimus encodes these proteins:
- a CDS encoding transposase, which produces MSIPLDRNGEFNPQTVAPYKCSNDTLESFVIHIFQKGVTVFEISDLVEKMCSHY; this is translated from the coding sequence TTGTCGATCCCACTGGACCGAAATGGCGAATTCAACCCACAGACGGTTGCTCCATACAAGTGCTCGAACGATACGCTGGAGTCCTTTGTCATCCACATCTTCCAAAAAGGCGTGACGGTGTTCGAAATCTCAGATCTGGTCGAGAAGATGTGCAGCCATTACTAA